One window of Pyxicephalus adspersus chromosome 4, UCB_Pads_2.0, whole genome shotgun sequence genomic DNA carries:
- the C1D gene encoding nuclear nucleic acid-binding protein C1D, with translation MAENDLNAEEYPTEIHEYLLGFEKSVDGVDKMLTKMMSVSRSELLQKLDPLEQAKLDLVSAYTLNSLFWVYLVTQGVNPKEHPVKDELERIRNYMNRVKEITDRKKAARLDKGAAKRFIKHALCDPTSEEGSPAKKECKSKSKKK, from the exons ATGGCTGAGAATGATCTGAATGCAGAAGAATACCCTACAGAGATCCATGAATATCTTCTGGGCTTTGAAAAATCTGTTGATGGTGTCGATAAAATGCTGACCAAAATGATGTCTGTTTCTAGATCTGAACTTCTTCAGAAA ctcgATCCATTGGAACAAGCAAAATTAGATTTAGTATCTGCATACACCCTTAACTCCCTTTTCTGGG TGTACCTGGTCACACAGGGAGTTAATCCAAAGGAACATCCAGTGAAAGATGAGCTG GAAAGAATACGAAACTACATGAACAGAGTAAAAGAAATAACAGATCGTAAGAAAGCTGCCAGGCTTGACAAAGGAGCTGCAAAGAGATTTATAAAACATGCTCTGTGTGATCCTACTTCTGAGGAGGGCTCCCCAGCCAAGAAAGAGTGCAAATCCAAATCAAAGAAAAAATAG